CATTCTCTGATGATATAATAGTAATCGTTGCTTGAAACAATTTTTATCTTTTCGCCACCCGAAATATCAATGGTCGAATTTGGGGCGATCACGAGAAATTTATCTTTGTTGGCTCTGCCATTACCAGTCCTGGCAACAATATTAACTAATTTCCTGAAACCGGCATCGGATATATTTATCCAACTACTGTCAGAACCATCGGAGCGAGTCCAAGAAATGTTTACTCTTTCTATTTCGCTATATATCTTTACCTTGGAGATTTGCCTGTCTGAGAATACATTGTTTATTTTACCGGAGTCCTGCAAATAAGTGGTTGGAACTACTATGTCGGGAATAGGCGGAAAATCGCCGAGGCTCTTGAGAATCTTCGAGGCGGAGTAGCTATTATATAGATTTCTTGATAAGTAGTTTACTGAATCTATCATATCCCATAGGATCGTCCATATTTCGCTATGTTTCCTAACCTCGTTTATCGATACCAGCGTTCTCTCCTCGCCATTGTCAAGTAGTATGCCGTTGATTTCCCTGATGGCCTTCTTAAGCAAGTCTGTTCTGATTGGAACTACTTGAAATGAAGGAGACTCACTAAGCTGATTCATCATAGATCGTGCGTCGGTGGCGGCTTGAGTTAATGAGACCTTTTTATTATTGGACATCTCTCTGATTTCTTTATTGACGTGTTCCGAGTAGGAGGAATATATCTTCATTAGAGAAGACTCAAGCTCTGGCGTGATCTCGAAATCTGATCGGGCGACGTTCGTTTTTGGAGCATTCTCTCCGGTAAAGTTGGCCAATGCTATGAAGACATTGTTCTTGTATCCGGGGGTTCCAGATGAAACAAAGACCCCTTCAACAAACGTGCCTAATTGCACAGACTCATTACGCTGTCTTTGCTGATATCCGACGAATTCCCATTGTTGTCCCCATTTATTCCATGAAACAGCATAAGAGATATCCAAACCTTTTTCTGTATGTGAGATTATTTTCATATCTCCGTGTACGAGCTCCTCCTCTGGTACATTGTCTTTCGCGAGTGGGTATCCTTGGTCAGTGAGCAAGTCTTGTACAGCTTCACGGGTCGAATTAAATCCAATACGTTCCAGACCGCCTTCATCGTGATAAATTATTTCACAGTACGGAAACATAATCCATTTTTGTACCAATTGCTTAAAATCATATTTTCGCAGGGAAGGCCTAATGAGCATTTTAATGAGCGTTCCTGATTCGGAAAGCTTTTCTGCCCCTAAGTCATTTCTATCAACATCTCTTACTAGATAGTCTGATTGAGCGTCGCTTAATTTTAAATTCCTTACAGTATCTTTTCTTCCCGTCGTCGTATAGACTTCCACATCATCGCTTATCATAAAGCACGACAAAACACCAATACCAAATCTTCCTATTGGTGAAAAATTGGGGTATTTTTTCTTAAATTCCGGAACTTGATATTTGCTTGATCCCGCTTTTAAGAAGTAGCTTTCTATCTCATCTTGCGACATGCCAACGCCGTTGTCGAGGATCTGCAACACTCCAGATTCGGCATCCCAAAATATGTCGATCCTCGGGGCATATGGAGTTTCGGACAATGAAAGAATGTGCGCGTTCAATTTTACTGCATCGAGGCCGTTTTGTATCAGTTCCCTTAGGGAGACGCTTATATCGTTATATAGAGTTTGGCCGGTCAACAATTTTAATATCTTGTTTTGATCAAGAGTAAAACTGAGCTGCTTTGGGTGAAATCCTCTGGTAGATATTTTTGAGGCATCAATATATCTCCACTCAAATTTAATATTTAGTCCAAACTTTTCCTTTGACCTTTTGATCCATTCATAACATAATTCAATTTCTGACCTTAAATATGAAATATATCTTTGGAGGTCAAAATACGCCTGTGGATCTTTGAATTCCGCCCTTATTTCAATAGTGTCTTGTGGCTTTTTAGCCTGTATCTCGTCTTGTGTAAGTGGTTTGGGCCTTATCGAAGTTACCGCATTCTGTTTCAGCCATTCCCGTTTTGAATATGGATTTTTAGGGTCAATTATTCGGAATTGGATAGTCGGAGCCCTTTCGCCTGTAACATGAAGTAGATCGACTGTCCTGAGTATGACTGCGCAATACTGTAGATTGGCCGACTCATGGGGCGTATGGCCATATGGCTTTGAAACCTCAAATTGATCTGTGTCGCTGATATCAGACAGATGATGGCTCTCGCACAGCAGAGCTACATCATCTCTGACGTTTTCGTTCACTTTACTAAGAAGTAGATTGACCTCTTTTAGTTGGGAAACACAATATCCTAAGTCTAATGAGCTGTCGTTTTGTATCCATCTCTTAATCCTCTTTGCGTGACCACCTCTTACGAACTCTTGGTAAACATATTTTTCTCTCTCAAGGTCATCTGGATATATTTTATTCAAATTTACATTATAATCTTCGCTGCTTTCGTCTAAAACTAGAAACGATTCTCTGAATGAAGGAAAATCTGATGCGTGCCTTTTGTCAAATTCCTCTCTTGTTACAAGCATGCCAAGATCGTGCAAGTAAATACTGAGAGTGATCATCATATAATCAGCTGGAGTTAGAAGCTTCCTTGTTTCGAAATCGATTAGCCAATCTGCTATTTCGAGCATCCTATTTATGTGCCCAATATCGTGAATGGTATATTCTTCAAATATATGGCCGCGCCCTATAAGATTTAGGAGTGCGGCCAAATCATTTTTTATGCCTTGAAGATTAATGTTGGAAAAGGCCGGCAAATTCTGGGCTTTCAGCGCCTGAGACTCGCATAGGCTCGACAAGCTCTGATTCGGTAGGGTCACACAGCCAATTTACACCTTAGCCACACTTGCTATATCCGCAGGCTTGGCATTTCAGGCATCCCTCTTCCCGAATCACGGCCTTCTCCTCGCACACGGGGCAGCGTTCGCGGCTCATGCCGTCCATGCTGCTCACGCTCACGCCCGTGGGCGCACTGGCAGGGGCGGGCGCGCTGCTGGCACCGGCCAGGGGCGGAAGCTGCGCGGCCTCCATGTCCTTCTGGAAGGTCTCCAGCGCGACCGCGATCAGGTCGGCCTTGCTGCCCACCAGTCGGCCGTTGTAGCTGCCATACAGCCCGCCGTTGATGCCGCGCATGGTCTTGATCAGCGCGCTGGCCGGAACGCCGTGCTGGAGGGCGATGGACACCACGCGGCCCAGCGCCTCGCTGTCGGCGTTCGCCTCGTCGCCCGCGCGGCCGGAGATCACCATGACCTCGACCGGCTTGCCGTTCAGGTGGTTCACCGTGACCAGGAACGACCGCCGGTGCCCGCTGGTGGGGTCGGTCAGCTTGACCATGTCCGTGATCCCGGCGAGGCGGGCGGGCCGTTCGTACACGGGAGCCTTGGGGGTCTGCGCGGCGGGCGCCTGCGGCAGTGCGGCCACGGGGGCGGGGGCGCTCACGGGCTTCGGCTCGGCGCTCTCGACCTGCTCGCCCATGACCTCGGCGGCGGCCTGCACGGGCGTCTCTTCGGCCTTCTTCTCCTTCTTCTTGCTGGTGCTCAGCACCTGGAACTGGCGGCTGCCGTCGCGGTACACGGTGATGCCCTTGCAGCCGGTCTTGTACGCCTCGGTGTAGGCGTCCTGCACGTCCTGCACGGTGGCGTTGTTGGGCAGGTTGATGGTCTTGCTCAGGCTGTTCGCGGCCAGGCCCTCGGCGTCGAAGGCCATCTGCACGGTGCCCTGCATCCGCACATGGTCCACGGGCTTGATGTCGTGGGCACACACGAACACGCTCTGGAGCGCTTCGGGGATGAAGTTCAGGCCGACCACGCTGCCGTGGTTCTCGGACACGGCTTCCGTGACCTTGTCCCAGTCCCAGCCGCCACCTGTGCTCATGCCGCTGGGGGCGGGGTAGGTCTCCAGCAGTTCCACGAACAGCGGGGCCAGCAGGGCGCGGTACTCGCTGCCGATCTTGCGCCAGATGAACGGGCTGAATACGGGCTCGATCCCGCTGGACACGCCCATCAGCATGCTGGTGGTGCCGGTGGGGGCGACCGTCAGCACGGCGACGTTGCGGCGCGGCTCGTGGGCGATCTTGCCGCTGTTGCGGGCGTACACGGGGTACACGCCGCGCTCGGTGCCCAGACGCTCACTCTCCGCGACCGCCTCCTCGCGCAGGGCGGTCATGATGTCGTAGATGGCGTCGCGGCCGGCCTTGCTGTCGTAGCGCAGGCCCATCTTGATCAGCGCGTCCGCGAGGCCCATCACGCCCAGGCCCAGGCGGCGCAGGTCCTGCGAGGCCACGCGGTTGTCCTCCAGCGCGAACACGTTCACGTCCAGCACGTCGTCCAGGAAGCGCACGCAGGTGCGCACGTCGGCGCGGAAGCCCGCGTAGTCGAAGTCGCTGCCCTTCACGTACGCCGCGAGGTTGATCGCGCCCAGGTCGCAGGGCTCGCCCACGGTCAGGGGGATCTCGCCGCAGGGGTTGGTGCTGCGGATCTCGTAGCGCTTGCCGAGGTTCTTCAGGGCGCTGAACTCGTTCACGCGGTCGCTGAAGATCAGGCCGGGTTCGCCGGTGCTCCACGCGTGCTGCGCGATCTGGTCCCACAGCCACTTCGCGGGAATGCCGGGGCGGTCGTCGGCCGGGTCGAACAGGCCGGGCTGCGCTTCACGGTATAGGGGCACGCCGCGCGCGCCGTCCTCCTCGCGGTCCTGCAGTTCGGGCAGGGTGCCGGTGTACGCGCCGTCCTGGGGCAGCAGGTGGTACTTGCCCGGCACCTCCTGCGCGGCGATGTGCCACAGCGCGTCGCGCTGCAGGGTGTCCCAGAACTTCTCCGTGACCAGGATGCTGATGTTGAAGGTGCTGATGTCGCCCTCGGCAGCCTCGCGGTCGAGGTCCTTGGCGGTCAGGAAGTCCAGCACGTCCGGGTGCTCGATGGAGATGGTCGCCATGCCCGCGCCGCGCCGGGTGCCGCCCTGGCGCACCACGCGCAGCACCGGGGCGTACACGAAGCGCAGGGTGTTGATCGGCCCGGCGTGCTCCGCGCCGCGGTTGCTCCACTCCAGGAAGTTGTCGAAGATCTCCATCAGGAAGCTGACGGGGCCGCTGCTGGTGCCGCCGGAGCCCTTGATCGGGGCGCCTTCCGGGCGCATCTGGCTCAGGTCGATGCGGGGTTCCAGGCCCAGCTTGGCGTCCTCCGCGACCTTGCGCGCCGCGTCAATGATCCCGCCCATGTCGTCCGGCACGGCCTGCACGCCCTCGGGCAGCGCGCGCACCACCGACACGCCGTTCGCGCGGGCCAGCGCCACCAGCTCCGGGCGGATGACCTGGCCGTACACCACGCGCGTCCAGTTGCGCACCGCGACCGGCTGCTTGTCGCCGTCCGGCTGCGTGGGGGGCCGCATCAGACCCTCGATGAAGTCCTGCACGTCCGCGTGTGCGGCGGGCATGTACGCCCAGCCGCGCACGCCGGCGTCGGGGCGGCTGCCGGCGCCGCGCGGGGTGTACACGTCGAGGTTCACGCCGTTGCCGCCGCCGACCTTGGTGACCAGCGCGAGCTTCTTGGCGACTTCCATCACGCCCTCGAAGGTGCTGGGCTCATGCTCGGTGGCGCCCTGTACGAAGCAGTTCAGGACGTTGCCGTGCTGCGTGCCCGCGCCGGCCAGCACGCGGCCACCGGGGCAGAACTTCTTCTCGGCCATCAGGTCGTAGTACGCCTGCGCCCAGCCCGTCCGGGCACTTTCGGCCTCGGCGCCCGCCACCCAGTTCGCAATCCGCCAGAACATGCCGCCCAGGTCGCCGTCGCCCGCCTGCAGGTATTGCCGCTTGGCGATGTGGTGGGCGTTCTCGTCGAAGTTCGAGAGACTCTGGGCGGGCTTGTCGGACAGGGTGGTCATGGTGGGGCTCCTTGCAGGCGAAGACGAACGTGCAGGCGAAAACGAAAACGACACCCACTCCCGGGGCTCCGTGGGAAGCGGCGGGCGAACACTATGGTGCTCAGGTGAGTACGGGGGGCTTAGGCCGGGTCTGACTGTACCACCGGCCGGGGGGATGTACAAGCGCTAGTACGGTAACGCCGCCTTGAGTACAAGATGCGGTGTGACCCCGCTCCAGATGAAGAGTGCCTGAAAGTACGTGCTGGACGGAACATTTGGGCACAAGTTCACAGTTGGGGCCGGTACGGCGTGCCGGAGCCTACGCCGGCCGCTCGGCCTTGGCGTCCCGGCCCATCAGGCTCTCGATGCCCGTCTGCGGCGTCCACTCGCCCGCCGCCACCCGCGCCACCGCCCGCACGATGGGCAGGTCGTGCCCGTGCGCCTGCGCCCACGCGTCCAGCAGGCCCGCCGTACGCAGCCCCTCCACGACCTTGCCGCCCTGCGCTGTCGGCTCGCCGCGCGCGATCGCCTCGCCCGCCGCGCGGTTGCGGCTGTGGCGGCTGGTGGCCGTGGCGACCAGGTCGCCCAGGCCGCTCAGGCCGTACACGGTGTCCTCATGGGCACCCAGCGCCACCAGATAGCGGCCCATCTCGCGCAGGCCGCGCGTGATCAGCGCCGCCTTCGCGTTGTCGCCCAGGCCCAGGCCATCGCTCAGGCCCGCCGCGAGGGCCATCACGTTCTTCAGCACGCCGCCCAGTTCCACGCCGGTCTCGTCGGTGCTGGTGTAGACCCGCAGGGCCGGGGTCATCAGGGCGCGCTGCACCGCGGCGGCCAGGGCCGTGTCGTGGCTGGCGACCACCGTGGCGGCCGGCAGGCCCCGCCCGATCTCCTCGGCGTGGTTGGGGCCGCTCAGCACGGCCACGCGCGTGAAGCCCATCTCGCGTGCCAGCGCCGTCAGCGGCCCGCCGTCCGGCGCGAGACCCTTGGCGCACAGCACCACGCCCAGCGCTCGGGGCAGCTCCATCAGCAGCTCCGGCACGCCCACGCTGGGCACCACCACCAGCGCGAAGTCCGCGCCCGCGACCGCCGCGCCCAGGTCTGCCATGACCTCCACGGTGTCCGGCAGGGTCACGCCCGGCAGGTAGTCCGCGTTCACCCGCGCCGCGGCGAGCTGCGCGGCGAAGTCCGGCCGCCGCGCCCACAGCCGCACCGGGGCTGCGCCGGGCACGCGCCCCCGCGCCGCGTTCACCGCCAGCGCCGTGCCCCACCCGCCCGCGCCCAGCACCGGCAGCGGCGTCACGCCGGCGCCCACGCGAAGACCCACACGCGCGGCGTGTCCGCCGTCGGCGGCGCGTAGTCCGGGTACTCCACGATCTCGAAGCGCGCGAAGTCCAGGCCCGAGAGCAGCGGTTCCAGATCGCCCGGATCGTACCCGCGTTCGCGGTGCGTCTCGATGAATTCCTGACCGCCGCCGTCCTCGTCCAGCACGCGGCAGAACGCCTGCACCACGCCCAGGTCGGTGTCCGGCTCGTGGTGGTGCGACCAGTGGTAGTGCACCTCGCCGCCGCCCGGCAGCGGCGCCACGCCCTCCACCGCGTCGTCCTCCCACAGTTCGCGCACGCCCAGGCGGGTGTTCACGTCGAAGGCCAGCAGGCCGCCCGGGGTCAGGTGCGCCCGGCAGCGTTCCAGCGCCCGCCCCAACTCGGCCGCCGTCAGGAGGTTGTTCAAAGAGTCGAACACGCAGGTGATCACGTCGAAGCGCCGGTGCAGCTCGAAGTCGCGCAGGTCGCCCGCCACGAAGGGCACGCCCGGCACCCGCCGCCGCGCCTCCGCGAGCATCTGCGCGCTGCCGTCCAGCCCCGTCACGTCCAGGCCCGCGGCGAGCAGTTCCCGCGTGAAGCCGCCGGTGCCGCACGCCAGGTCCAGCGCCGACGCGCCCGGCACGGCCAGCCCGCCGTCGCGCGCGTAGGTCAGCACGAAGTCCGCCCAGTGGTCGTACTCCACGTCCGCCATGATCGCGTCGTACACGGCGGCCAGCGCGGTAAAGGGCTCGTGCTGCATCCCCGCGAGTATAGACGTGCACCCCGCGCGGCCGGCGCCCGCCGCGCACCTAAACGCGCCTTTACACGCGCCGTACGCCCAGCAGGCCGCCGAAAACCCCGCCGTGCTCCGGCGCCCCGTGAGCCCGCCGTGAGCCGATCCGGAACGGAACCACGGTAGCCAGCGCCACAGAGGGCCGATTAGGGTAAATCCCAGAGATCACCCATCCCAGTTCACCCAGGAGGACAGCCTCATGAAACGACTGCTCGCCATCGCTGCCATCAGTACCGTCGCCCTGAGCGCCTGCACGCTCGCCGGCAACCCGATCAAGAAGGACGTGACGGGTCAGCTGCGCGGCTTCAACGCCAACCAGAACCTCGGCCTGGCCATCATCGGCTTCAACAACGGCCAGTACACCGCCGACGGTACCGAGAGCCAGATCATCGACAAGTTCCTCACCGGCGGCTTCTCGCTCGACCTGCCCACCAACCTGCCGGTCGGCACGTACCGCGTCATCGTGTTCCGCGACGCGAACAACAATAACCGCTACGACACCGGCGACACCGTACTGTCCAAGGACAACGGCAAGCGCCTGATCTACGCCAGCAGCGACAACCAGTTCTACAACGGCACCAAGAAGGGCTGGAACCTCGTCACGACCAGCAACGGCTTCGTGCAGACCACGCTGCTGAACAACTACGACCTCGACGCGATGTAACGCCGGGCATCAGGAACCCCCGGGGGAGGCCACGCGCCTCCCCTGCCTGTTGTTGTGAGGCCGCCGGTTGGTCAGGGCGTCAGCCGCGCCGCCACGGCCGCCGCCCGCGCGGCCAGCTCCGGCTCGGGAATCACGCCCTCGCCGGCGCGCACGTTCACGTCGCCCAGCGGCACCCAGCTCACGCAGCCCAGCATGGCGGGGGTTTCCGGCAGGGCCAGCGGCTCCAGCAGCGGCCGCACGCGCAGCACCAGCACGTGCACCCACGGCTTGCCGCGGTACGCGTAGCGCCGCTCCAGGGCGCCCAGCGTCAGGGCCTGCACGTCCTCCAGGGCGCGCACCCGTTCCTCGTTCTCGACCCGGTGCACCGCCACCACCTCGGCCAGCGCCGGCACGTGCACTCGCCCCGGGTCGGGATCGGTGCGCAGCAGGGCCTTGAACTCCGGGCGCAGCTCCACCGGGTTCTGGTGCAGGAACGTGGGGTACAGCAGGAACGAGCGGTGCTCCACCCGGAAGTCGCCCTGCGTCTCCTCGATGCCGCCCTTGCGGACCAGTACCGACAGCGTGCCGGTCGTGAGCAGCTGGCACTGGGCATCCCATTCCTTGAGGGCCGTGATGGACATGCGCCGAGAATAGGCGATCCACCCCGCCCGCTTTGAGAGCGGCATTCCACGCCGACTGCGTCCGGCCGGCGGTGCCCGTTCTCAGAATGGGCGGCCCGGTCGGCACCGGAAGCACCCGTTGAGCACCGTGGCACCGGTCTTTTCCTCATGAAGCGGGAGATGAAGATCCGGCCATCTTTCACATCTGTGCGCGCGGGGCTTGCCCTTGTGCTGCTCCCCCGGGGTGGTATGCTGCCCCTCAGTTCAGTCCAGCGGCCGAGGCCCTGGCGAATGGGCTGGCGCCTCCGGGCGACTCCCCCACACTCCACCCCCACGACTCCGCCCCGCACGACGGCGCCCCCTGCGGCGGCCCGGCCACGCGGCGGACGTCCGGAAGGAAGGTCTCCTTGGAACTCACGCCGCGCGTTCCCCCGCACAGCACCGACGCCGAGATCAGCGTGCTGGGTAGCATCCTGCTCGACAACGACACCCTGAACACCCTGGGCGACTCGGTCGGGCCGGACATGTTCTACCGGGAAGGCCACCGCAAGATCTTCGCCAGCATGCGCACCCTGCAAGACCGCGGCGAACCGGTCGATCTGGTCACGCTCTCCGAGGACCTGCGCGTCAAGGGCCAGCTCGACGAGGTCGGCGGCCTGACGTACCTGATCGGCCTGTCGGACCAGGTGCCCACCGCCGCGTACGCCGAGCACTACGCCCGCATCGTGCAGGAAAAGCACACCCTGCGCCAGCTGATCAGCGCGTCCGGCAAGGCCATGCAGCTCGCCTACGACGCGGCCCTGCCGCTGGAAGATCTGCTCGACCGGGCCGAGAAGATGATCTTCGAGGTGGCCGAGCAGAAGAAGAAGGGCGAGTCGTTTGCCGACATGGGTGAGGTCGTGCACGACACCTTCGAGTACATCACCCTGCTTCACGCCAACAAGGGCATCCCGGACGGTGTGAGCAGCGGCTTTCGCGACCTCGACGAGCAGATCTCGGGCCTGCAGAAGGGCAGCCTGAACGTGCTGGCGGCGCGGCCCTCGATGGGCAAGACGGCCTTCGCCCTGTCCATCGCGCAGAACGTCGCGCTGCGCGGCGAGAAGACGGTGGCGGTGTTCAGCCTGGAGATGCCGTCGGTGCAGCTGGCGCTGCGCATGCTGTGCAGCGAGGCGCGGGTGGACATGAACCGCATCCGCTCGGGGCAGCTCAACGAGCGGGATTTCGAGCGCCTGGCGCACGCGGCGGGCCGGCTGGCCGAGGCGCCGATGGTGATCGACGACGAGGCCGACTTGACCCTGAACGGCCTGCGCAGCAAGCTCCGCCGGATCGCGGCGCAGCACGGGCAGCTGGGGCTGGTCGTGATCGACTACCTGCAGCTGATGTCGGGCGGCAAGAGCAGCGGCGGCAGCGACAACCGCCAGCAGGAGATCAGCACGATCTCGCGCGGGCTCAAGGGCCTGGCGCGCGAGATGGAGGTGCCGGTCATCGTGCTCTCGCAGCTCAGCCGCGCGGTCGAGCAGCGGCCCAACCACCGGCCGATGCTCTCGGACCTTCGCGAGTCGGGCGCCATCGAGCAGGACGCGGACATCGTGATGTTCATCTACCGCGACGAGTACTACAACAAGGAAACGGATCAGCAGGGCATCGCGGAGATCATCATCGGCAAGCAGCGCAACGGGCCCGTGGGAACGGTGAAGTTGCAGTTTCACAGCGCGCACGTGCGGTTCAACGATCTTGCGCCGGAGGGTGTGTGATGGCGGAGGATCAGGTGGCGGGACAGGGCACGTCGCAGCGGCGGCGTCGCCGGCGGCGGGGGGGCGGTCAGGGGCAGGCGCTGCGGCCCGGTCAGGTGACGAACACGACGGCCGTGCCGGTGCCGGCCGCGCCGCAGAAGCGCGGGCAGAAGCGCCCGCTGGCCGATCCGCGCATCGCGGTGGGCTGCATCGTGCTGCGCGGCGACGAGATCCTGCTGGTGCGTGAGCGGGGCCGCTGGTCGCTGCCCAAGGGCGGCCTGGAGTCCGGGGAACTCGTGCAGGACGGTGCGCGGCGCGAGACCTTCGAGGAAACGGGGATCGTGGTGGAACTGCGCGACCTGGCGTTCATCGTGGAGTTCCAGGCGCAGACGTGGGGGCACCACCTGCAGTTCTTCTACACCGGCCGCGAGGTCGGCGGCACGCTGTCGCCGCGCGATCCGGACAAGGACGTGCAGGAGGCGAAGTTCGTGCCGATCCGGCAGCTCCGGGAATTCATCCGGTTCCGGCCGCGGCTGGTGGCGCTGGAGACGTGGCTGCGCGAGCGCCGGCCCCGGCATTTCGTGTTCAACCTCGACCGCGAGCCGGCCATGCTGCGCAAGCGGCGCCGGGTGGGCGACCCGGTGGGGAGCGCGCAGGTGGTCGAGCCGGACGTGGAGCCGGACGGCGAACCCGACCTGTAACGCCGGGGAACCCGAGCGCTGCCCACCCCCGGATGTCCCGGGAGGTGGGCAGCGTGTTCGCTCCCGGTTTGGTGCTGCGCTGTACCTGCGCCCACACGGCAGCGCGGCCAGCTTGACGTGCCCACACGCTCTGCTATCATCAGAATATGAAGCGTCAATTACGTAACCAGGTGGATATCCATCCCGCCAGCGGACGCGGTTACGTCCACGTGTGCCCCACCTGCGGGCAGCCGATGACGCTGCACGACCTGCGCGACGGCGACCAAGCGTACTGGTGCCATGCGTGCGGCCGCGGCCACCGCGCGGGCGATCCGCCGCAGGGCGCGCTGCGGGAGCAGCAGGCCAGCTGAGGAGCCCGGCGCGCGCGGTATGCTGGTGGGCATGACCGGCCCCACCGCCACCGTGCCCCGCGCGGCGCTGTTCCCGACCCAGCCGCTGGCCGGGCAGGTGGTCGCCGTCACCAGCGCCGACCAGGGCTACGGGCGCCCGATCAGCGCCGCGCTGGCCCGCGCGGGCGCCAGCGTCGTCCTGATCGGCGGGAACGCCGAGACGCTGGCCGCCGCGTCCAGCAGCCTGGAGCAGCTGGGCGGCACCGCCATTCCCATCAAGGCCGACGTGGGCGTGCCGCTCGACTGGCTCAGCGCGCAAAACCGCATCCTGGAGATCTTCGGGGCGCTGCACGGCATCGTGCACCTCGCAGACAAGCGCGCCAGTTCGGACTTCACCATGCTCAGCGAGAACGAGTGGATGGACCTGTTCAACTGCAACGTCAAGAGTTCGGTGGGCATCACGCAGATCGTGCGCCGCCGCCTGCCCGGCACGTGGCTGACCATCGTCGGTCCGCACCTCGACGAGCAGGGCCTGCACGCGTTCCCGCAGCGCGGCGCCCTGCGCGCCCTGGTCGAGCAGGCACACATCGAGGACCTGCGGCTGAACCTGGTGCTGCCGTCGCGCTCCAGCAGCGGCGAGGAA
The Deinococcus metalli DNA segment above includes these coding regions:
- a CDS encoding NUDIX domain-containing protein, which encodes MAEDQVAGQGTSQRRRRRRRGGGQGQALRPGQVTNTTAVPVPAAPQKRGQKRPLADPRIAVGCIVLRGDEILLVRERGRWSLPKGGLESGELVQDGARRETFEETGIVVELRDLAFIVEFQAQTWGHHLQFFYTGREVGGTLSPRDPDKDVQEAKFVPIRQLREFIRFRPRLVALETWLRERRPRHFVFNLDREPAMLRKRRRVGDPVGSAQVVEPDVEPDGEPDL
- a CDS encoding SDR family NAD(P)-dependent oxidoreductase; amino-acid sequence: MTGPTATVPRAALFPTQPLAGQVVAVTSADQGYGRPISAALARAGASVVLIGGNAETLAAASSSLEQLGGTAIPIKADVGVPLDWLSAQNRILEIFGALHGIVHLADKRASSDFTMLSENEWMDLFNCNVKSSVGITQIVRRRLPGTWLTIVGPHLDEQGLHAFPQRGALRALVEQAHIEDLRLNLVLPSRSSSGEELLDQPLADTVLTLALPGMTHLRGNVIDVPLPALPKRRVTDHPYGPGL
- the dnaB gene encoding replicative DNA helicase, encoding MELTPRVPPHSTDAEISVLGSILLDNDTLNTLGDSVGPDMFYREGHRKIFASMRTLQDRGEPVDLVTLSEDLRVKGQLDEVGGLTYLIGLSDQVPTAAYAEHYARIVQEKHTLRQLISASGKAMQLAYDAALPLEDLLDRAEKMIFEVAEQKKKGESFADMGEVVHDTFEYITLLHANKGIPDGVSSGFRDLDEQISGLQKGSLNVLAARPSMGKTAFALSIAQNVALRGEKTVAVFSLEMPSVQLALRMLCSEARVDMNRIRSGQLNERDFERLAHAAGRLAEAPMVIDDEADLTLNGLRSKLRRIAAQHGQLGLVVIDYLQLMSGGKSSGGSDNRQQEISTISRGLKGLAREMEVPVIVLSQLSRAVEQRPNHRPMLSDLRESGAIEQDADIVMFIYRDEYYNKETDQQGIAEIIIGKQRNGPVGTVKLQFHSAHVRFNDLAPEGV